A section of the Thermocladium sp. ECH_B genome encodes:
- a CDS encoding cystathionine gamma-synthase (catalyzes the formation of cystathionine from L-cysteine and O-succinyl-L-homoserine), whose product MGRQTDSIHGHDYFDDELGSFIPPIHLSAMFIQLIEANKSDRGVDLKYSREENPTTRALEHALAKLEKGDDALAMNSGMAAVSAVLLGLLRGGDTVVMPMEMYGTTLGLARELGKFGVRLRTPFPDTGSIIQAMNGAGLVMIESITNPMLRVLDVEEIAKAAHDAGATVIVDNTIATPILLNPIELGADLVIHSATKYLSGHNDVVAGAIIGDGDSIVDLWHWRRRLGSILQPMEAFLVMRGLKTLELRVKRQCESAMVIAQFLEDHPKVAAVHYPGLSSDEAASKLRGGFGGVVSFKVKGGQSSVEKLLGSLKLIKPTPSFGGPESLITYPIVSASSAIPEEHRKALGIDDSLLRLSVGLEDVEDIINDLDNALRNT is encoded by the coding sequence ATGGGTAGGCAGACCGACTCGATTCATGGCCATGATTACTTCGATGATGAGTTAGGGTCATTTATTCCACCCATCCACCTCTCGGCAATGTTTATTCAATTAATTGAGGCCAATAAATCGGATAGGGGGGTTGATTTAAAGTACTCCAGGGAGGAGAATCCAACAACGCGAGCCCTGGAGCATGCATTGGCTAAGCTGGAGAAGGGCGATGATGCGTTAGCCATGAATAGCGGCATGGCCGCGGTCTCCGCAGTGCTCCTAGGATTACTGCGGGGCGGCGATACGGTCGTGATGCCGATGGAGATGTATGGAACCACTCTGGGGCTAGCCAGGGAATTAGGGAAATTCGGGGTAAGGCTGAGAACGCCATTTCCAGACACCGGCTCAATAATTCAGGCAATGAATGGGGCTGGGCTAGTCATGATAGAGTCAATAACTAACCCAATGCTGAGAGTTCTTGACGTGGAGGAAATAGCGAAGGCGGCTCATGACGCTGGAGCCACGGTTATCGTTGATAACACAATAGCGACGCCAATACTACTGAACCCAATTGAGTTGGGGGCCGACTTAGTTATTCACAGCGCCACTAAGTACCTCTCGGGGCATAATGACGTTGTTGCGGGAGCCATAATTGGGGACGGCGATTCGATTGTTGATTTATGGCATTGGCGCAGGAGGCTTGGCTCAATTCTTCAACCAATGGAGGCGTTCCTAGTAATGAGGGGATTAAAGACTCTTGAGTTGCGGGTGAAGCGGCAATGCGAGTCAGCCATGGTTATCGCCCAATTCCTGGAGGATCACCCCAAGGTAGCTGCCGTTCATTATCCTGGACTAAGCAGTGATGAGGCGGCCTCCAAGCTAAGGGGTGGATTCGGGGGAGTAGTATCATTTAAGGTAAAGGGGGGTCAATCCTCAGTTGAGAAGTTATTGGGATCCCTTAAATTAATTAAGCCAACCCCAAGCTTCGGGGGACCGGAGTCACTGATTACTTACCCAATAGTTAGCGCATCATCAGCAATACCTGAGGAGCATAGGAAGGCTCTTGGGATTGATGATTCCCTCCTCAGATTATCTGTGGGGCTGGAGGACGTGGAGGACATAATTAATGACTTGGACAATGCATTGCGAAACACGTGA
- a CDS encoding cytochrome BD quinol oxidase subunit I, with protein sequence MNAATIAVALIAWAFSIHIPIVYTVLGLAWLLPTLEYMGYRSKNENYINMARNIGSYLIVIYAIGGLFGTIITVFLAGLLPIFTNVAGALFWPVWGVAIVFGIVIALPMLGFYYRTFNSLPPMRHVAVGYVTAAFMTVIPAMFRMVFAVINYPLGVQITKSSSSMIGFNLSVNLGQALGNPTYPPLLLATLAAALSLXAALIAAVYSWREAAAPSQYYSSGRIIGAKLAIVFGALWVVFGAWYLYEVYLYSPTVAWSIFGKPPAYLPSAFYPVYEPTYNLAWLLYLIIVLGLGDLALLIITIKKXSRSIAALLLLFSLAIVDASEVMNGVAHMPYALVPPLGAAESLVNLYGVNFAVQVAHTLQVSTFVSTLTPLVSLIAMEPAILYVSAVGFIFFNIMIFVVMYYALVRRR encoded by the coding sequence ATGAATGCTGCAACAATAGCCGTGGCATTAATTGCGTGGGCATTCTCGATTCACATACCCATAGTATACACTGTTCTTGGNCTCGCCTGGCTACTGCCTACCCTGGAGTACATGGGTTACAGGAGCAAGAATGAGAATTACATAAATATGGCTCGCAATATCGGGTCATACTTAATAGTGATTTACGCCATTGGAGGCTTATTTGGAACCATAATAACGGTGTTCCTAGCCGGCCTCCTCCCCATATTCACTAACGTGGCTGGCGCCCTCTTCTGGCCGGTGTGGGGCGTGGCCATAGTGTTCGGCATAGTGATAGCCCTCCCCATGCTCGGCTTCTACTATAGAACATTCAATTCGCTCCCGCCAATGAGGCACGTGGCCGTGGGTTACGTGACGGCCGCATTCATGACGGTTATACCGGCCATGTTCAGGATGGTGTTTGCCGTGATTAATTACCCATTGGGCGTGCAGATAACTAAGAGCTCCTCGTCCATGATAGGATTCAATTTATCTGTTAACCTAGGCCAGGCACTGGGCAACCCAACTTATCCTCCGCTCCTCTTGGCAACGCTAGCCGCCGCTTTATCCCTANCAGCCGCATTAATAGCAGCAGTTTATTCGTGGCGGGAGGCCGCTGCGCCGAGCCAATACTACTCGAGCGGTAGAATCATAGGAGCCAAGTTAGCCATAGTCTTCGGGGCGCTGTGGGTAGTGTTTGGCGCTTGGTATCTATATGAGGTTTACCTATATTCGCCCACTGTGGCGTGGTCCATATTTGGAAAGCCGCCGGCCTACTTGCCTTCAGCCTTTTACCCAGTCTATGAACCCACCTATAACCTTGCCTGGTTATTATACCTAATAATTGTTCTGGGACTAGGGGACTTAGCGCTGCTAATCATCACAATCAAGAAGCNCTCGCGATCCATTGCCGCGCTTCTATTATTGTTTTCCTTAGCTATAGTGGATGCATCTGAGGTAATGAATGGAGTTGCTCATATGCCATACGCATTGGTGCCGCCCCTCGGCGCAGCTGAGTCCCTTGTGAATCTATATGGNGTTAACTTCGCCGTACAGGTGGCTCATACCCTTCAAGTCTCCACGTTCGTCTCCACGCTCACGCCGCTCGTTAGCCTCATAGCAATGGAGCCGGCGATACTCTACGTCTCCGCAGTTGGCTTCATATTCTTCAATATAATGATATTTGTAGTGATGTATTACGCTTTGGTAAGGCGTAGGTAA
- a CDS encoding cytochrome BD quinol oxidase subunit I yields MATLYAPLLVRYVSATGILVHLLLASMFIGTITLAVVAEAIYAYGKDARWLDTAKMFGRVAGIFLGTGAAFGTLVEFGLVTIWSNFVSIMGSALVLPFYIELYAFLFEVIFIVFYEFTWNKLNRGIHLLIGALAAFGAYFSAYNILAVMSSLSMAPPGLVIKQANIGGLITYVATFESPSQVFNVYWWGAQVFIWHGMLAATILSWSIIASIYIYKYMHGRDPHHLSILRVMIPTIAVLTAIEGFILGHDQGELVMNGDPLKLAAMEGMFWSGLKVDPLLSFFAFGTTNHAFWGYYTWPAYMRPPAFLPFFYLVLMVGLGAALGGWAAITGLYLLFRREPPTWWFKLGYALGPVAGLASIGGAVTSETGRNPFILVQNLGGNPPTITGVPVSAIYNPTISVSPLLAAAILLVILAIPGLTAYMLYLATKPRARGGEP; encoded by the coding sequence ATGGCTACTCTATATGCACCCCTACTGGTTAGGTACGTATCGGCGACAGGNATATTGGTTCACTTGCTTCTGGCGTCGATGTTCATAGGCACCATAACGCTGGCCGTCGTGGCGGAGGCGATTTACGCCTATGGCAAGGACGCCCGTTGGCTTGATACTGCCAAGATGTTCGGCAGAGTGGCAGGCATATTCCTTGGAACCGGCGCCGCTTTTGGTACCCTGGTGGAGTTCGGCCTAGTAACCATATGGAGTAACTTCGTCTCAATAATGGGGTCAGCGCTCGTTTTGCCCTTTTATATAGAGCTATACGCATTCCTCTTCGAGGTAATATTCATTGTATTCTATGAATTCACGTGGAACAAGTTAAATAGGGGAATTCACCTCCTCATTGGTGCATTAGCCGCATTTGGAGCCTACTTCAGCGCATATAATATACTTGCAGTGATGTCCTCATTAAGCATGGCTCCGCCCGGCCTAGTCATAAAACAGGCTAACATTGGCGGCCTAATAACTTACGTAGCCACGTTCGAGTCGCCATCCCAAGTATTTAACGTGTATTGGTGGGGCGCCCAAGTATTCATTTGGCATGGAATGCTGGCGGCCACGATACTCAGCTGGTCAATAATTGCCAGCATATATATCTATAAGTACATGCATGGTCGGGATCCCCATCACTTATCCATACTTAGGGTGATGATTCCAACAATAGCCGTGCTAACCGCAATCGAGGGCTTCATATTGGGTCATGACCAAGGGGAACTAGTAATGAATGGAGACCCATTAAAGCTGGCCGCAATGGAGGGAATGTTCTGGAGCGGGCTCAAGGTTGATCCCCTTCTCAGCTTCTTTGCATTCGGCACCACCAATCATGCGTTCTGGGGTTACTATACGTGGCCTGCATACATGAGGCCCCCCGCGTTTCTCCCCTTCTTTTACCTAGTACTAATGGTTGGCCTAGGCGCGGCATTAGGCGGATGGGCAGCCATAACGGGATTATACCTACTATTCAGGAGGGAGCCACCAACCTGGTGGTTTAAGTTGGGCTATGCACTTGGTCCAGTTGCTGGATTAGCATCCATAGGCGGCGCAGTGACGTCGGAGACGGGCAGGAACCCATTCATACTGGTTCAGAACCTCGGCGGGAATCCGCCAACAATAACCGGAGTCCCCGTCAGTGCAATATATAACCCAACCATAAGCGTGTCGCCGCTGCTCGCGGCAGCAATACTGCTAGTTATATTAGCCATACCTGGATTAACGGCGTACATGTTATACCTAGCCACTAAGCCAAGGGCAAGGGGTGGTGAGCCATGA
- a CDS encoding sugar ABC transporter permease — MAKKETIIGFLYLLPVIAIILFLTLYPIGYAVYISFTNFNLYHFFHYSWVGLANYITIIKSGTLGNIFLQTIIWTVGSLIPMMAAGFLLALVLNQRDLWGKNIYMTLMLFPWAFPSFITILVWSGMWNYEYGIVNKFLGLIGIKPIFWFNYVPTSWAALIFTNLWLSFPYFTVVFTSALQGIPRELYETAYVDGASMFRRFTSITLPQMKNALSFVGISSFIFTWNNFYPIYLLTGGGPGTATEIFVVYAYQEAFSYNLFNIAAAYSIVDTIILAAFALLMLRLXGIMKVIT; from the coding sequence ATGGCTAAAAAAGAAACAATTATTGGTTTTCTTTATCTTCTTCCCGTAATCGCCATAATACTATTCCTAACGCTTTATCCAATAGGGTACGCGGTCTACATATCATTTACTAATTTCAATTTATATCACTTCTTTCATTACTCATGGGTTGGCTTAGCGAATTACATTACTATAATAAAGTCGGGCACCCTGGGCAACATATTTCTCCAGACAATTATTTGGACCGTGGGCAGCCTTATCCCAATGATGGCTGCCGGCTTCCTATTGGCTCTAGTGCTTAATCAGAGGGATTTATGGGGCAAGAATATCTACATGACGCTGATGCTTTTTCCCTGGGCGTTCCCATCATTCATAACCATACTAGTGTGGTCGGGCATGTGGAACTATGAGTACGGGATCGTGAATAAATTCCTTGGATTAATTGGAATCAAGCCAATCTTTTGGTTTAATTATGTGCCCACCTCATGGGCTGCCTTGATATTTACCAATCTTTGGCTATCATTTCCATATTTTACCGTGGTCTTCACCTCGGCGCTCCAGGGAATACCAAGGGAATTATATGAGACTGCGTATGTTGATGGTGCCTCCATGTTCAGGAGATTCACCAGCATTACTCTGCCCCAAATGAAGAATGCACTATCATTCGTTGGGATAAGCAGTTTCATATTTACTTGGAACAATTTTTACCCGATATACTTATTGACGGGGGGTGGTCCAGGAACGGCGACCGAGATATTCGTGGTCTATGCCTATCAGGAGGCCTTCAGCTATAACCTGTTTAATATCGCCGCCGCCTACTCCATAGTGGATACGATAATACTGGCTGCATTTGCATTACTCATGCTTAGGTTATNCGGCATAATGAAGGTGATAACCTGA
- a CDS encoding sugar ABC transporter substrate-binding protein: protein MARGISRTMWAIIAVVIIIVIAAAVALTYKPSTTTSSTTPPPATTSTSSTMPPATSTTTTTTSSTTTSTTTTAPSSASFCSSVSGPVTITVWDTYSPSEDEAFNASLAQFESQYPCIKVDVTYGVAISTGNFAAAAKAGKAPIVYRDTSNDAGALFAGGLLLNLTSYIPQSLLSQYNPVSIKNFELNGSLYGLPDNINYIVMFYNKKYISTPPNTTNQLIQMALQVNKTYGVWGIAYGMGSEYGYRFAAWLAGFGGHIFNGAGYPAVNATPAAANAMQFWYNLTYDLHINAPDMNPTLEGQLFSQGKAAIIFDGPWDLATYVKALGPNLGAAPLPIVSQTGLYAAPFLGSTGWVISSPQASGATPEQIKAAILFIEFMTGPVQELNLWKYAGDIPAYLPVYNQVVANLTAGKLQPAYMNGVMNGILAQAEHAQQFPNIPQMNFYWNGFHQCVTEFFAVNGTLSAQGAANCWEQYMVSQMQQSGMLG from the coding sequence ATGGCACGAGGTATCTCAAGAACTATGTGGGCCATCATTGCCGTCGTCATCATAATAGTGATCGCGGCGGCAGTGGCCCTAACCTACAAGCCATCCACAACCACATCATCCACTACGCCACCGCCAGCAACCACCTCCACATCATCCACTATGCCGCCAGCAACTTCCACTACTACAACAACTACTTCCTCCACCACCACATCAACCACGACTACTGCCCCATCCTCTGCCTCCTTCTGCTCAAGCGTGAGCGGGCCGGTCACAATAACTGTATGGGACACCTATAGCCCAAGCGAGGATGAAGCGTTTAATGCGTCCCTAGCCCAATTTGAGTCCCAGTATCCATGTATAAAGGTTGATGTAACTTACGGCGTTGCCATAAGCACGGGCAACTTCGCGGCGGCCGCTAAGGCCGGCAAGGCACCCATTGTTTATAGGGATACCAGCAATGATGCTGGCGCATTATTCGCAGGCGGCTTACTCCTAAACCTGACCAGTTACATACCGCAATCATTGCTGAGCCAGTATAATCCGGTCTCCATAAAGAACTTCGAACTAAACGGCTCCCTCTATGGCCTACCCGATAACATTAATTACATCGTCATGTTCTACAACAAGAAGTACATATCCACCCCGCCAAACACCACGAACCAATTAATTCAAATGGCGCTGCAAGTGAATAAGACGTACGGTGTTTGGGGAATAGCCTATGGAATGGGATCGGAGTACGGTTATAGATTCGCAGCATGGCTGGCAGGCTTCGGCGGCCACATATTCAATGGAGCCGGCTACCCNGCTGTAAACGCAACGCCGGCTGCCGCAAACGCCATGCAGTTCTGGTATAATTTAACATATGATCTCCACATTAATGCTCCAGACATGAATCCAACGCTCGAGGGTCAATTATTCTCCCAAGGCAAGGCCGCAATAATATTCGATGGACCATGGGACCTCGCTACATACGTTAAGGCCCTCGGCCCCAACTTAGGCGCTGCTCCGTTACCAATAGTGTCCCAGACAGGGCTTTATGCTGCTCCGTTCCTAGGCTCCACGGGTTGGGTCATAAGCAGTCCACAGGCCAGTGGCGCTACGCCGGAGCAAATCAAGGCCGCCATATTATTCATTGAGTTCATGACTGGGCCGGTTCAGGAGCTGAATCTGTGGAAGTATGCAGGCGATATACCTGCGTACCTACCCGTATATAACCAAGTCGTGGCTAACTTAACCGCGGGCAAGCTTCAGCCGGCATATATGAATGGCGTAATGAATGGCATACTTGCCCAAGCCGAGCATGCACAGCAGTTCCCCAATATTCCGCAGATGAATTTCTACTGGAATGGATTCCATCAATGCGTGACCGAGTTCTTTGCCGTTAACGGCACCTTATCCGCTCAAGGCGCCGCTAATTGCTGGGAGCAGTACATGGTTTCCCAGATGCAGCAGAGCGGCATGCTTGGCTAG
- a CDS encoding transposase — protein MSSSGQFLGNEERELIPPAIPGEGIKEIELKNRRTNVVRLLPNGFQERKLRRLANISAKLFNEVNYERRQEFFREGRVDLKGTYDKYYGKYKDELGSANAQQVLNKNNEAWSSFFSLLKLKKEEKLPPHMDRVSPPSYWKDGETGGRKLMLVVREDNYVVDEKNHKLVLKYFKMEIRFTGRLRWLGKQGRLEIYYDEVGNAWFASIPVEVGVEVTKTGRRSKHIVRGERKAIQVKSPKGSKMASIDLGINVLASVVIDDGTWLLYKGVRAKEDYFYLQNKISEVQSMSDKMKNLEEYEAYYELNREKRRLFKKLIRRLLHLYRNFASHLLRELHELGVSTIYLGYPFNIAQQRGNKFTVNMWSYRKLMEVIELKAQEYGMRVFEVIEYNTSKYCAYHGVEVVRGPRGVVNCPKGHKLHSDLNGALNILKKATGIVISAIKRPLSFIVDHNRVAPIMGRNPLDLGEPSPNGGEEVS, from the coding sequence ATGTCCTCTTCCGGTCAATTTCTTGGGAATGAGGAGCGGGAGCTGATTCCTCCCGCAATACCGGGAGAGGGCATCAAAGAAATCGAATTAAAGAATAGGAGGACTAATGTGGTTCGCCTCCTACCAAATGGCTTCCAGGAAAGAAAGCTAAGAAGGCTGGCGAACATCTCTGCCAAGTTGTTTAATGAGGTTAATTATGAGAGGAGGCAAGAATTCTTTCGTGAGGGGAGAGTTGACTTAAAGGGGACGTATGATAAGTATTATGGGAAGTATAAGGATGAATTGGGTAGTGCCAATGCACAACAAGTGCTTAATAAGAATAACGAAGCTTGGTCGTCGTTCTTCTCCCTCCTAAAGCTGAAGAAGGAGGAGAAACTACCACCCCACATGGATCGCGTTTCGCCGCCAAGTTATTGGAAGGATGGGGAAACTGGAGGGAGGAAGCTAATGCTAGTCGTGAGGGAAGATAATTATGTAGTGGATGAGAAAAACCACAAACTAGTCCTCAAGTATTTCAAGATGGAAATTAGATTTACGGGTAGATTAAGGTGGCTTGGAAAACAAGGTAGGTTGGAGATTTATTACGACGAGGTTGGAAATGCGTGGTTCGCCTCCATCCCCGTGGAGGTTGGTGTCGAGGTAACTAAAACGGGAAGGAGGAGTAAGCACATAGTGAGGGGGGAGAGGAAGGCCATTCAAGTTAAATCGCCTAAGGGTAGCAAAATGGCTTCAATAGACTTGGGCATTAATGTCTTGGCGAGCGTGGTGATTGATGATGGTACGTGGCTTCTCTATAAGGGCGTTAGGGCGAAGGAGGATTACTTCTACCTACAAAACAAGATAAGTGAGGTACAATCCATGTCAGACAAGATGAAGAACCTAGAGGAATACGAGGCGTATTATGAGCTTAATAGGGAGAAGAGGAGGCTCTTCAAGAAACTAATTAGGAGGCTTCTTCACTTGTACAGAAATTTCGCCTCCCACCTGTTGAGGGAGTTGCATGAATTAGGCGTATCCACAATCTACTTGGGGTACCCCTTCAACATTGCTCAACAAAGGGGCAATAAGTTCACAGTGAACATGTGGTCTTATCGTAAACTCATGGAGGTCATAGAACTGAAGGCTCAAGAATACGGTATGAGGGTGTTTGAGGTCATTGAGTATAATACGTCCAAGTACTGTGCTTATCATGGTGTTGAGGTTGTGAGGGGGCCGAGGGGAGTAGTTAATTGCCCTAAAGGGCATAAACTACACAGTGATCTAAACGGTGCATTAAACATATTGAAGAAGGCTACCGGCATAGTGATCTCAGCGATAAAGAGGCCTCTCTCCTTTATCGTGGATCATAATCGAGTAGCGCCCATAATGGGGCGTAACCCTCTAGACCTCGGGGAACCCTCGCCAAATGGCGGGGAGGAGGTCAGTTAG
- a CDS encoding sugar ABC transporter permease, producing MNSYRLMKYIRLLISHLILIAFVLFAVFPIYYVLITSFSEVPTLASISISSLIPRPSTLTLSAYYYILFKNPFFLWLRNSLILGVSSMLIATAAAFLGAVALSRINMPGKSALIYMIYVLTFFPFTVTVIPLYLMFAQLHLINTYYGLIIAYSGGSSIFGAYLGKIFIDSIPREFEEAAMIDGLGRFSAFTRILLPMSGPVLAFVALTSFIGAYTDYVLASAFITSGKLWTLTLGMYYLAVTNRTTLYNVFAAFAVLMGLPIFILFMALQKFLLRAYSLGGLKA from the coding sequence ATGAATTCCTATAGATTAATGAAGTACATTAGGTTATTGATTTCCCACCTTATATTGATAGCGTTCGTTTTATTCGCAGTGTTTCCCATATACTACGTATTGATAACGTCATTCAGTGAGGTGCCGACGCTGGCATCAATAAGCATAAGCAGCCTAATACCGAGGCCCTCCACCCTAACCCTGAGCGCGTATTATTATATATTGTTCAAGAATCCGTTCTTCCTATGGCTCCGGAATAGCCTTATACTCGGCGTATCATCTATGCTAATAGCCACGGCCGCGGCGTTCCTGGGCGCAGTTGCATTATCCAGGATAAACATGCCGGGCAAGAGCGCATTGATCTATATGATATACGTATTGACGTTCTTTCCATTCACTGTGACNGTGATTCCCCTTTACTTGATGTTCGCGCAGCTCCACTTGATCAATACGTACTATGGCTTGATAATCGCCTACTCCGGCGGTTCCTCCATATTCGGCGCTTACTTGGGGAAGATATTCATTGATTCAATACCGAGGGAGTTCGAGGAGGCGGCAATGATAGATGGATTAGGAAGATTCAGCGCATTCACGAGGATACTTCTACCCATGAGCGGACCCGTGCTGGCGTTCGTTGCGTTGACCTCATTCATAGGGGCATATACGGATTATGTTTTAGCCAGCGCATTCATAACGAGCGGCAAGCTTTGGACACTTACATTAGGCATGTATTACTTGGCCGTCACTAATAGAACAACGCTCTATAATGTATTTGCCGCCTTCGCCGTATTAATGGGTTTGCCGATATTCATTCTATTCATGGCGCTCCAGAAATTCTTGCTTCGAGCCTATAGTTTAGGCGGATTAAAGGCCTAG